Proteins encoded in a region of the Pseudomonas viciae genome:
- a CDS encoding transglutaminase family protein — protein MRLSISHETAYHYEDQVRASIQYLRLTPHDSERQHVLSWQLDLPRPVRAQLDPFGNILHVLTLDEPHETVIIGARGQVDIDPLREAEHESQSALPFLRFTRLTEADEALRAFAAQQCKQRRDRTALIDLMHGLNQHMVYTPGSTEVETSAAQAFASRSGVCQDHAHAFLACARSLGVPARYVSGYLFSEQSEHLASHAWAEAWLDDAWYSFDVTNQLARPERHLKLAVGLDYLDACPVRGMRRGGGGEQMHAKVVTPAPVLTVQRQ, from the coding sequence ATGAGACTCTCAATCAGCCACGAAACGGCCTACCACTATGAAGACCAGGTTCGCGCCAGCATCCAGTACCTGCGCCTGACACCCCACGACAGCGAGCGCCAGCATGTGCTGAGCTGGCAGCTTGATCTGCCACGGCCGGTACGTGCGCAGCTGGATCCGTTCGGCAACATCCTTCATGTACTGACCCTGGACGAGCCCCACGAAACGGTCATCATTGGTGCCCGTGGCCAAGTGGACATCGACCCGTTGCGTGAAGCCGAACATGAGAGCCAGTCGGCGCTGCCGTTCCTGCGCTTCACCCGGTTGACCGAAGCGGACGAGGCGCTACGAGCTTTCGCCGCGCAGCAATGCAAGCAGCGCCGCGATCGCACCGCGTTGATCGACCTGATGCACGGGTTGAACCAGCACATGGTCTACACCCCGGGTTCCACTGAAGTCGAGACCAGCGCGGCCCAGGCTTTTGCCAGCCGTAGCGGGGTGTGCCAGGATCACGCCCACGCATTCCTGGCCTGCGCCCGCAGCCTGGGCGTGCCGGCACGGTATGTGTCAGGCTATCTGTTCAGTGAGCAGAGCGAACACCTGGCCAGCCATGCCTGGGCCGAGGCATGGCTCGACGACGCCTGGTACAGCTTCGACGTGACTAACCAATTGGCCCGTCCCGAGCGACACTTGAAACTGGCGGTGGGTCTGGATTACCTGGACGCCTGCCCAGTGCGCGGCATGCGCCGCGGTGGTGGCGGTGAGCAGATGCATGCCAAGGTCGTGACACCGGCCCCGGTGCTTACGGTGCAACGACAATAG
- a CDS encoding electron transfer flavoprotein subunit alpha/FixB family protein: MTILVIAEHDNKVLAPATLNTVAAAAKIGADIHVLVAGQGIGAVAEAAAKIAGVAKVLAADNAAYAHQLPENVAPLVVELGKGYSHILAAATSNGKNILPRVAAALDVDQISEIISVESADTFKRPIYAGNAIATVQSNAAVKVITVRATGFDPVAAEGGSAAVEAVGAAHDAGISSFVNEELAKSDRPELTAAKIVVSGGRGMQNGDNFKHLYALADKLGAAVGASRAAVDAGFVPNDMQVGQTGKIVAPQLYIAVGISGAIQHLAGMKDSKVIVAINKDEEAPIFQVADYGLVADLFEAIPELEKLV, encoded by the coding sequence ATGACTATCTTGGTAATCGCCGAACACGATAACAAGGTGCTGGCTCCGGCCACGCTGAACACCGTGGCTGCCGCTGCCAAAATCGGCGCTGACATTCACGTCCTGGTTGCTGGCCAGGGCATTGGCGCCGTGGCTGAAGCCGCCGCGAAAATCGCTGGCGTGGCTAAAGTGCTGGCGGCCGACAACGCTGCCTACGCGCACCAACTGCCGGAAAACGTTGCTCCGCTGGTAGTCGAGCTGGGCAAGGGCTACAGCCACATCCTGGCTGCCGCCACGTCCAACGGCAAGAATATCCTGCCACGCGTTGCCGCTGCGCTGGACGTCGACCAGATCTCCGAGATCATCTCGGTGGAAAGCGCCGACACCTTCAAGCGTCCGATCTACGCGGGCAACGCCATTGCCACCGTGCAATCGAACGCTGCGGTCAAGGTCATCACCGTTCGCGCCACCGGTTTCGACCCGGTTGCCGCCGAAGGTGGTTCGGCTGCCGTTGAAGCCGTAGGCGCTGCCCACGACGCCGGCATCTCCAGCTTCGTCAACGAAGAACTGGCCAAGTCCGATCGTCCTGAACTGACCGCTGCCAAGATCGTCGTTTCCGGCGGTCGCGGCATGCAGAACGGCGACAACTTCAAGCACCTGTACGCCCTGGCCGACAAGCTGGGCGCTGCTGTCGGCGCTTCCCGCGCGGCAGTCGACGCAGGTTTCGTACCCAACGACATGCAGGTCGGTCAGACCGGCAAGATCGTTGCGCCACAGCTGTACATCGCCGTCGGTATCTCCGGCGCGATCCAGCACCTGGCCGGCATGAAAGACTCCAAAGTGATCGTTGCGATCAACAAGGACGAAGAGGCGCCGATCTTCCAGGTAGCTGATTACGGCCTGGTAGCGGACCTGTTCGAAGCCATCCCTGAGCTGGAGAAGCTGGTCTAA
- a CDS encoding PLP-dependent aminotransferase family protein, which yields MTNLLLYQRIAQQLAEDIRRGVYQPGERVPSVRKMSSQLNVSHATVLQAYANLEDQGLIRARPQSGYYVHQTPALTAPTPDIARVERPGLVTRSSIIQQVLVESRREGVFPLGAAVPSVDYLPVRALHQQLAKVTRFHSPRAFSYMFSPGFEPLRRQVAIRMRDAGVVVDPSEVVITHGCVDALQMSLRVLTRPGDLIAAESPTYYGLLQLADLLGLKVIEIPSDPVTGMSLEALQLAANQWSIKALVLTTRLSNPLGSTMPEERQKQLLRLASDFDIQIVEDDIYGELMFEQGRTKALKAYDRLDRVIYCSSFSKTLSPGVRIGWMIAGKFQQEIQRLQTFSTHSACSVTQMGIAAYLENGGYDRHLRYIRQEYRKNLSAFQLAVQQYFPEGTQMSRPNGGFILWVSLPGRVNTQELHVRALQQGISIAPGLIFSNTEQFNHCIRLNCGTPWNREAERALMTLGLLATQLCQETANGFL from the coding sequence ATGACCAACCTCCTGCTTTATCAACGTATTGCGCAACAGCTGGCCGAAGACATCCGGCGCGGCGTGTATCAGCCCGGTGAACGCGTGCCTTCGGTGCGCAAGATGAGCTCGCAGCTCAACGTCAGCCATGCCACGGTGCTGCAGGCCTACGCCAACCTTGAAGACCAGGGGCTGATCCGCGCGCGGCCACAATCGGGTTACTACGTGCACCAGACGCCGGCCCTTACCGCGCCGACGCCGGACATCGCCCGGGTCGAGCGCCCAGGGTTGGTGACGCGCAGCAGTATCATCCAGCAGGTATTGGTCGAGTCGCGCCGCGAAGGGGTATTCCCGTTGGGGGCGGCGGTGCCGAGCGTCGACTACCTGCCTGTGCGGGCGCTGCACCAGCAATTGGCCAAGGTCACGCGTTTTCACAGCCCGCGGGCGTTCAGCTACATGTTCAGCCCGGGCTTCGAGCCGTTGCGGCGTCAGGTGGCGATTCGCATGCGTGATGCTGGCGTCGTGGTGGACCCCTCCGAAGTGGTGATCACCCACGGCTGTGTCGATGCGCTGCAGATGTCCTTGCGCGTGCTGACCCGGCCAGGGGATCTGATCGCTGCCGAGTCACCTACCTATTACGGCTTGCTGCAGTTGGCAGATCTGCTGGGCCTCAAGGTCATCGAGATCCCCAGTGATCCGGTCACCGGCATGAGCCTCGAGGCGCTGCAACTGGCGGCTAACCAATGGTCGATCAAGGCGCTGGTGTTGACCACGCGCCTGAGCAATCCCTTGGGCAGCACCATGCCGGAGGAGCGTCAGAAGCAACTGCTGCGCCTGGCGTCGGACTTCGACATCCAGATCGTCGAGGACGATATCTATGGCGAGCTGATGTTCGAGCAGGGGCGCACCAAGGCGCTCAAGGCCTACGACCGGTTGGATCGGGTGATCTATTGCTCGAGTTTTTCCAAGACCTTGTCGCCGGGCGTACGTATCGGCTGGATGATCGCCGGCAAATTCCAGCAGGAAATCCAGCGCCTCCAGACCTTCAGTACTCACTCGGCGTGCAGCGTTACGCAAATGGGCATCGCGGCATATCTGGAAAATGGCGGTTATGACCGGCACCTGCGCTATATCCGCCAGGAGTACCGCAAGAACCTCAGCGCTTTTCAGCTGGCGGTGCAGCAATATTTCCCCGAAGGCACGCAAATGAGCCGCCCCAACGGAGGCTTCATCCTGTGGGTCAGCCTGCCGGGGCGGGTCAACACCCAGGAATTGCATGTGCGGGCGTTGCAGCAAGGCATCAGTATCGCGCCAGGGCTGATTTTCAGTAATACCGAGCAGTTCAATCACTGCATCCGCCTGAATTGCGGCACACCCTGGAACCGCGAGGCGGAGCGAGCCTTGATGACGCTGGGCCTGCTGGCCACTCAATTGTGCCAAGAGACTGCCAACGGATTTTTATAG
- a CDS encoding translation initiation factor 2 yields the protein MKAIAPAAWVLIGLLTAFHTGGVVAASAQEKPVASATSNAPKKTAVVKKAPAKKTAAKKKRAPIASKSKSAHEVAKTPLPAAKLDLSLPHDMVEELQPPGKVQSAKNQPLLPSMFGEKPGPFQLNGRLLSNEMQLPLRNQERNEVEGAALEFEFKQ from the coding sequence ATGAAAGCCATTGCTCCTGCTGCCTGGGTTTTGATCGGCCTGTTGACCGCCTTCCATACGGGAGGCGTCGTGGCGGCTTCGGCGCAGGAGAAACCCGTCGCCAGCGCGACGAGTAATGCGCCGAAAAAAACGGCGGTGGTCAAGAAGGCTCCCGCGAAAAAAACGGCGGCGAAGAAAAAACGCGCGCCCATCGCTTCCAAGAGCAAATCCGCCCATGAGGTTGCCAAGACTCCATTACCAGCGGCCAAGCTGGATTTGAGCTTGCCCCATGACATGGTCGAGGAACTGCAACCGCCGGGTAAGGTGCAGTCAGCTAAAAACCAGCCACTGTTGCCGTCCATGTTCGGGGAGAAACCCGGACCGTTCCAACTCAATGGGCGTTTGCTGAGCAATGAGATGCAACTGCCGCTGCGCAATCAGGAGCGCAATGAAGTGGAAGGCGCGGCACTGGAGTTCGAATTCAAGCAGTGA
- a CDS encoding alpha-E domain-containing protein produces MLSRTASDLYWMSRYLERAENLARMLDVSYSLSLMPQDGRGDGLHELAMPLLITGTLDDYRERHGDLHAERLLHFFALDAANPASIYSCLGSARASAHAVRGRITADMWENVNATWLEIRDIAEQGLSRYGMSRFCEWIKERSHLFRGATYGTIMRNDAFRFIRLGTFIERADNTLRLLDARYEMAGDQADTVSDGTAHAYYQWSALLRALSSFEAYTEIYRDAPGARHVAELLLLRADVPRSLRACTEEIEQILASLPGSNGRQAQRLGAEMDARLRYTGINEILDGGLHAWLTEFIPLVRELGNAIHSSYLEVI; encoded by the coding sequence ATGCTAAGTAGAACCGCCTCGGACCTGTACTGGATGTCGCGTTACCTGGAGCGTGCGGAAAACCTCGCGCGGATGCTCGACGTCAGTTATTCGCTGTCCTTGATGCCCCAGGACGGGCGCGGCGATGGCCTGCACGAATTGGCCATGCCGCTGCTGATCACCGGCACGCTGGATGATTACCGGGAGCGACACGGCGACTTGCACGCCGAACGCCTGTTGCATTTTTTTGCCCTGGACGCGGCCAACCCGGCGAGCATCTACAGCTGCCTCGGTTCCGCGCGCGCCAGTGCCCACGCGGTGCGTGGGCGAATCACCGCCGACATGTGGGAAAACGTCAACGCCACCTGGTTGGAAATTCGCGATATCGCCGAGCAAGGCTTGAGTCGCTACGGCATGAGCCGTTTCTGCGAGTGGATCAAGGAAAGGTCTCACCTGTTTCGAGGCGCAACCTACGGCACCATCATGCGTAACGACGCGTTCAGGTTCATTCGCCTGGGGACCTTTATCGAAAGGGCCGACAACACCCTGCGCTTGCTAGACGCCCGTTACGAGATGGCCGGTGACCAGGCCGACACGGTCAGCGACGGCACGGCCCACGCGTATTACCAGTGGAGCGCCTTGTTGCGGGCCTTGTCTTCCTTCGAGGCCTACACCGAAATCTACCGTGACGCCCCGGGCGCGCGTCATGTGGCTGAACTGTTGCTGCTGCGCGCCGATGTGCCGCGGTCGCTGCGGGCCTGCACCGAAGAAATCGAGCAGATCCTCGCGAGCCTACCAGGCTCCAACGGCCGGCAGGCACAACGCCTGGGCGCGGAAATGGACGCGCGCCTGCGCTACACCGGGATTAACGAAATCCTCGACGGGGGCCTGCATGCCTGGCTCACCGAATTCATCCCATTGGTCCGCGAACTGGGCAACGCCATTCACAGTTCCTACCTGGAGGTCATATGA
- a CDS encoding START domain-containing protein, producing MGSLHRMAVLCGLTVLLATASAQAEDWQVTKEKDGIKVSLSEVAGSKYKAYRGVTVMQTTMAKLRALQEDVPGACAWIHECKSQKLLKHEGDKSWTYTQFNTPWPVTSRDSVLEVTTVDGADGSLTRNLKGVPTYVPEEKGFVRVTQVDGFWKFTPKGANQVEVTYQVHTEPGGDVPSWLANKFVVDAPFNTLKALKERAEK from the coding sequence ATGGGTTCGCTGCATCGTATGGCTGTGTTGTGTGGCTTGACCGTGTTGTTGGCAACCGCCAGCGCTCAGGCAGAGGACTGGCAGGTCACCAAGGAGAAGGACGGTATCAAGGTATCCCTGAGTGAAGTGGCTGGCTCCAAGTACAAGGCCTACCGCGGCGTGACTGTCATGCAGACCACCATGGCCAAGTTGCGGGCCCTGCAGGAAGATGTCCCGGGTGCCTGCGCCTGGATTCATGAGTGCAAGAGCCAGAAGCTACTCAAGCACGAAGGTGACAAGAGCTGGACCTACACTCAGTTCAATACGCCATGGCCAGTCACTTCCCGAGACTCGGTGCTGGAAGTCACCACCGTCGATGGCGCGGATGGCAGCCTGACCCGCAATCTCAAAGGCGTACCGACCTACGTGCCTGAAGAGAAGGGCTTTGTACGAGTGACCCAGGTCGACGGCTTCTGGAAATTCACCCCCAAGGGCGCGAACCAGGTCGAAGTGACGTACCAGGTCCACACCGAACCCGGTGGCGATGTACCGTCCTGGCTGGCTAACAAGTTCGTGGTGGATGCGCCGTTCAACACCTTGAAAGCGCTGAAGGAGCGCGCCGAAAAGTAA
- a CDS encoding ribonuclease E inhibitor RraB, producing the protein MSTAYQEDISTSVLRRMKEGGFDFSKFHPIEFYAIFPDEERARRAAGQFRGESLNAQISARDDGAWSLELSRVMYATYDDIGDFEQDFEAVVEPLGGIIEGWGVKQEIRRLQA; encoded by the coding sequence ATGAGCACAGCCTATCAAGAAGACATCAGCACCAGTGTGTTGCGCCGCATGAAAGAAGGCGGTTTCGATTTCTCAAAATTCCATCCCATCGAGTTCTACGCCATTTTCCCGGATGAGGAGCGGGCGCGCAGGGCGGCAGGTCAATTTCGGGGCGAATCGCTGAACGCGCAGATCAGTGCACGGGACGACGGGGCTTGGTCATTGGAACTGAGCCGGGTGATGTATGCCACTTACGACGATATCGGAGACTTCGAGCAAGACTTTGAGGCCGTGGTTGAGCCGTTGGGCGGCATCATCGAGGGCTGGGGCGTCAAGCAAGAGATTCGGCGCTTGCAGGCCTGA
- a CDS encoding YkgJ family cysteine cluster protein, whose amino-acid sequence MKCREGCGACCIAPSISSPIPGMPQGKPAGERCAQLSVDNLCRIFGQPERPAVCSAFEADIEVCGSSSEDAIRLIGWWEQVTAA is encoded by the coding sequence ATGAAATGCCGTGAAGGCTGTGGCGCCTGCTGCATCGCCCCGTCCATCAGTTCCCCGATCCCTGGCATGCCCCAAGGCAAACCGGCGGGAGAACGCTGCGCGCAGTTGTCGGTCGACAATCTGTGCCGGATCTTCGGCCAGCCGGAACGCCCCGCGGTGTGCTCGGCGTTCGAGGCCGACATCGAGGTCTGTGGCAGCAGCAGCGAAGACGCCATCCGACTGATCGGTTGGTGGGAGCAAGTCACGGCAGCGTAA
- a CDS encoding circularly permuted type 2 ATP-grasp protein, producing the protein MIRTGFDEMYEADGQVRPHYRAFARWLAETPDELLAQRRREADLLFHRAGITFTLYGDEQGTERLIPFDTIPRSIPASEWRVVERGCIQRVKALNMFLADLYHEQRIIRAGIIPAEQVLANEQYQLAMQGLDLHRDIYAHICGVDLVRDGDGTYYVLEDNLRTPSGVSYMLEDRKMMMRLFPELFAAQRIAPIDHYPNLLLDTLKSASPLDDPSVVVLTPGRFNSAFFEHAFLAREMGVELVEGADLFVRDDKVFMRTTDGPKAVDVIYRRLDDAFLDPLAFNPDSMLGVPGLLSSYRSGNVVLANAIGTGVADDKSVYPFVTDMIKFYLDEEPILKNVPTWQCRNPAELSHVLANLPDLVVKETQGSGGYGMLVGPAATTAQIDAFRERIKAKPHAYIAQPTLSLSTCPTFVENGIAPRHIDLRPFVLSGRETRVVPGGLTRVALREGSLVVNSSQGGGTKDTWVVED; encoded by the coding sequence ATGATCCGCACTGGTTTTGACGAGATGTACGAGGCCGACGGCCAGGTCCGCCCGCATTATCGGGCGTTTGCACGTTGGCTGGCCGAAACGCCAGACGAACTTCTGGCACAACGCAGACGCGAAGCGGACCTGTTGTTTCATCGCGCCGGCATTACGTTCACGCTTTACGGGGACGAGCAGGGCACGGAGCGCCTGATCCCTTTCGACACTATCCCGCGCAGCATTCCCGCCAGCGAATGGCGGGTCGTCGAGCGTGGCTGCATCCAGCGGGTCAAGGCACTGAACATGTTCCTGGCCGACCTCTACCATGAGCAACGAATCATCCGGGCCGGCATCATCCCCGCCGAGCAGGTGCTGGCCAACGAGCAATATCAACTGGCGATGCAAGGGCTGGATCTGCACCGCGACATCTATGCCCACATTTGCGGCGTCGATCTGGTGCGCGACGGCGATGGCACGTACTACGTACTTGAAGACAATCTTCGTACGCCCAGTGGCGTCAGCTACATGCTTGAAGATCGCAAGATGATGATGCGCCTGTTCCCCGAACTGTTTGCCGCCCAGCGCATCGCCCCCATCGACCATTACCCCAACCTGCTGCTCGACACCCTGAAAAGCGCCAGCCCACTGGATGACCCCAGCGTCGTGGTGCTCACGCCGGGGCGCTTCAACAGTGCATTCTTTGAGCACGCGTTCCTGGCCCGGGAGATGGGCGTGGAACTGGTAGAAGGCGCCGACCTGTTCGTGCGCGACGACAAAGTCTTCATGCGCACCACCGACGGGCCGAAAGCGGTGGATGTGATCTACCGTCGCCTTGACGACGCGTTCCTCGATCCACTGGCCTTCAATCCGGATTCGATGCTCGGGGTGCCAGGGCTGTTGTCGTCCTACCGGTCTGGCAACGTGGTGCTGGCCAATGCCATCGGCACGGGCGTGGCGGACGACAAGTCGGTGTACCCGTTCGTCACCGACATGATCAAGTTTTACCTGGACGAAGAGCCGATCCTGAAGAACGTCCCTACATGGCAGTGTCGTAACCCTGCTGAACTTTCCCACGTACTGGCGAATCTTCCAGATCTGGTGGTCAAGGAAACCCAGGGCTCCGGCGGTTACGGAATGCTGGTGGGGCCGGCGGCGACGACGGCGCAGATCGACGCCTTCCGCGAACGCATCAAGGCCAAGCCGCACGCCTACATCGCCCAGCCGACGCTGTCGCTTTCTACGTGTCCGACCTTTGTCGAAAATGGCATTGCCCCTCGCCACATCGACTTGCGGCCGTTTGTCCTGTCTGGCCGGGAAACCCGTGTGGTGCCGGGCGGCCTGACGCGCGTGGCGTTGCGCGAAGGGTCGCTGGTGGTGAACTCGTCCCAGGGCGGTGGCACCAAGGACACCTGGGTGGTCGAGGATTGA
- a CDS encoding electron transfer flavoprotein subunit beta/FixA family protein, whose translation MKVLVAVKRVVDYNVKVRVKADNSGVDLANVKMSMNPFCEIAVEEAVRLKEKGVATEIVVVSIGPTTAQEQLRTALALGADRAILVESAEDLTSLAVAKLLKAVVDKEQPSLVILGKQAIDSDNNQTGQMLAALSGYGQGTFASKVEVSGDSVAVTREIDGGAQTVSLKLPAIVTTDLRLNEPRYASLPNIMKAKKKPLEVLTPDALGVSTASTNKTVKVEAPAARSAGIKVKSVAELVEKLKNEAKVI comes from the coding sequence ATGAAGGTTCTTGTAGCTGTCAAACGAGTGGTCGACTATAACGTCAAGGTTCGCGTCAAGGCGGACAACTCCGGCGTCGACCTCGCCAACGTCAAGATGTCGATGAACCCTTTCTGCGAAATCGCCGTAGAAGAAGCCGTACGCCTGAAAGAAAAAGGCGTGGCGACTGAGATCGTCGTCGTCTCCATCGGCCCGACCACCGCCCAGGAACAACTGCGTACTGCGCTGGCACTGGGTGCCGATCGCGCCATCCTCGTCGAATCCGCCGAAGACCTGACTTCCCTGGCCGTGGCCAAGCTGCTCAAGGCCGTTGTCGACAAGGAACAGCCATCGCTGGTGATCCTCGGCAAACAAGCCATCGACAGCGACAACAACCAGACCGGCCAGATGCTCGCGGCATTGAGCGGCTACGGTCAGGGCACGTTCGCGTCCAAAGTTGAAGTGTCCGGCGACAGCGTTGCCGTGACCCGCGAAATCGACGGCGGCGCGCAGACGGTTTCCCTGAAACTGCCGGCCATCGTCACCACCGACCTGCGTTTGAACGAGCCGCGCTATGCGTCCCTGCCAAACATCATGAAAGCCAAGAAGAAGCCGCTTGAAGTGCTGACTCCGGACGCTTTGGGCGTTTCCACCGCCTCCACCAACAAGACCGTGAAAGTCGAAGCGCCAGCTGCACGCAGCGCGGGCATCAAGGTCAAGTCGGTGGCTGAACTGGTCGAGAAACTGAAAAACGAAGCGAAGGTAATCTGA
- a CDS encoding DUF4398 domain-containing protein, with the protein MTIRPLFAALAVLALAGCAADPAPNEQIRLTEQALKQARAVGAIADEVPELKLAEEKFARAQSNMADQSYKKARMRAEQAELDARLAEAKVLTLKSQEQLNVLDTRIKRLRKQLRDDAQ; encoded by the coding sequence GTGACTATTCGACCTCTTTTCGCTGCCCTGGCCGTTCTGGCTCTGGCGGGCTGCGCAGCCGATCCGGCGCCGAATGAACAGATCCGCCTGACCGAACAGGCACTGAAACAAGCCCGAGCCGTGGGCGCCATTGCCGACGAAGTGCCTGAATTGAAACTGGCAGAAGAAAAGTTCGCCCGGGCCCAATCCAACATGGCCGACCAATCGTACAAGAAGGCGCGCATGCGGGCCGAACAGGCCGAACTGGATGCACGCCTGGCTGAAGCGAAGGTGCTGACCCTCAAGAGCCAGGAGCAACTGAACGTGCTCGACACCCGCATCAAGCGCTTGCGCAAACAGTTGAGGGATGATGCCCAATGA
- a CDS encoding substrate-binding periplasmic protein produces MDLRRLAGWSLLWALAGMPGLATAAGKCERLIATGSPDAPPYLWQDPQDPKHLIGAGADLLQQVAGELGIKIELLYAGKRAQALDEVRSGRMDLLTDAPLTSTGLEALDYVHPPLLENDHLVWTRKDSTLVVNQPEDLHGHPGALSEKARMTQGFGVFAEQQLSLTRTPNLTQAFQKLLLGEVEYVLAGRYSGLAMAQTLGMANDLQAAPQPVDKPGLFLAVSHNSACNDPWLRGQLAQKMTELAASGLTEAVLQRNLERWNTQLQPPVSAPKQ; encoded by the coding sequence ATGGATCTTCGCCGTTTGGCTGGCTGGTCATTGCTATGGGCGTTGGCGGGTATGCCGGGCCTGGCTACTGCCGCCGGCAAGTGTGAGCGACTGATCGCCACCGGCAGCCCTGATGCGCCCCCTTACCTTTGGCAAGACCCCCAGGACCCCAAGCACCTGATCGGCGCCGGCGCCGACTTGCTCCAACAAGTGGCAGGAGAGCTGGGGATCAAGATCGAACTGCTTTATGCCGGCAAGCGTGCCCAGGCGCTGGACGAAGTGCGCAGTGGTCGCATGGACTTGCTCACCGACGCTCCACTGACCAGCACTGGGCTGGAAGCCTTGGACTACGTTCATCCACCGTTACTGGAAAACGACCATCTGGTCTGGACACGCAAGGACTCGACCTTGGTCGTCAACCAGCCCGAGGATCTTCATGGTCATCCCGGAGCCTTGTCGGAAAAGGCCCGTATGACCCAGGGATTCGGCGTTTTTGCCGAGCAGCAATTGTCCCTGACCCGCACGCCCAACCTGACCCAGGCCTTTCAGAAATTGCTGCTGGGGGAGGTGGAATATGTCCTGGCGGGGCGCTATTCGGGCCTGGCGATGGCGCAGACACTGGGCATGGCGAACGACCTTCAGGCGGCACCGCAGCCAGTGGATAAACCGGGGCTGTTCCTGGCGGTTTCCCATAACTCCGCCTGCAATGACCCATGGTTACGCGGACAGCTGGCGCAAAAGATGACAGAATTGGCCGCGTCCGGCCTGACGGAAGCTGTGTTGCAGCGCAATCTCGAGCGTTGGAACACACAGTTGCAGCCACCTGTCAGCGCCCCAAAACAGTAG
- a CDS encoding OmpA family protein produces the protein MKQSHVFGGLLLVSLASLYGCAGQRSEAALEQASNDFQTVKEDANVLRAAPRDVIRAGESLARADRLSSYWGSGEDVQHYAYLSQRYSAIAREHSNQVLNEERAAKLELERQRLQLALRESKLLSVQQQGKWLEEQIMAMATTQTDRGLVMTLGDVLFDTGEAELKNSANRIVLKIVQFLQLNPKRVVRIEGYTDSTGGKQENLKLSRDRAQAVADVLVDLGIDDKRIQVEGYGDEFPVDVNASERGRAQNRRVEIVFSDEKGQLGAAR, from the coding sequence ATGAAGCAGTCCCATGTATTCGGCGGTCTGCTCCTCGTGAGCCTGGCCAGTTTGTATGGCTGCGCCGGACAGCGCAGCGAAGCAGCGCTTGAGCAGGCCAGCAACGACTTCCAGACGGTCAAGGAAGACGCCAACGTATTGCGCGCCGCGCCCAGGGACGTGATCCGTGCCGGCGAATCCCTGGCCCGTGCTGATCGCTTGTCCAGCTACTGGGGCAGTGGTGAGGATGTGCAGCATTACGCCTACCTGAGCCAGCGCTACAGTGCGATTGCTCGGGAACACAGCAACCAGGTGCTCAATGAAGAACGTGCGGCAAAGCTCGAACTGGAGCGCCAGCGCCTGCAATTGGCCCTGCGTGAATCCAAACTGCTGAGTGTGCAGCAGCAGGGCAAATGGCTTGAAGAACAGATCATGGCGATGGCGACCACCCAGACCGATCGCGGCCTGGTGATGACGCTGGGCGACGTTCTGTTCGATACCGGCGAAGCGGAATTGAAGAACTCGGCCAACCGGATCGTGCTCAAGATCGTGCAGTTCCTGCAGCTCAACCCCAAGCGTGTCGTGCGCATCGAGGGCTACACCGACAGCACCGGCGGCAAGCAGGAAAACCTCAAGTTGTCCCGTGACCGCGCGCAGGCGGTGGCGGACGTGCTGGTTGACTTGGGCATTGACGACAAGCGCATCCAGGTCGAAGGCTACGGTGACGAATTTCCGGTGGACGTCAACGCTTCCGAGCGTGGCCGGGCGCAGAACCGTCGCGTGGAAATTGTGTTCTCCGACGAAAAAGGCCAGCTCGGCGCCGCCCGCTGA